Genomic segment of Prochlorococcus marinus CUG1433:
TTCTCAATTGATAACTCACCACCCTGATAATCGTCTTTACAATTTAAAAAAATTGTAAAAGATAAGTCTGCTCTCCCAGAAGACATATAAGGATTATCAATATGACGTCCATATTTCATTCCAGTTGTTGATTTTGAGAAAATTGTTCCATGAACCTTTTTTGGTAAAGCAAAGCTTTTAATTAGCTCATTAATAAGAATCTTTTTTTTGATCAATTCTGAAAATTTTTTTGAAAAATCTGAATCCCTTTTGAGTTGTAAATTATTTTTTACTTTGGCCGCATACCTCCCAGCAGTTTGTCTGCCATCTTCCCAAAATAAGTTTTCTTTACCTAGATTTTTTCTAAGCATTTCTAATTCTTCAGAATTTAATAGTTGATGAGTTAAATAATTCATTTTTGATATAAAAAATGATACAAGTTGATGTATAGAAACTCTCTTTTAGAGGCCTTGTTGTGAAGATAGATATAAAGTAACCATAGATACTATTTTGAAAAAGTGCAAAATCTAAAGAAACTAATTTATTCCGCACTAACTTGTTCATATCTTTTCAATTTTTCTGTACCTGCCAATTCAGCAGAAAAAGAAGTCAGAGTTTTTTCAGGTAGACATTACAACACCGATAGAGCTATATACAAAAAATTTGCAGAAGAAACGGGAATCAAAGTTAGACTTATTGAGGCAGCAGGAATATCTTTAATTGAACGCTTGAAAAGAGAGGGAAAGAATTCTCAGGCTGATTTAATATTGTTGGTAGATGCAGCGAGAATTACAAATGCTGCTAAAGCTGGCTTGCTTCAAAGTGTTGAATCAAAGTCTTTGGAAAATGATATCCCATCTGGATTAAAGGACAGAAACAAAGAATGGTATGCATTAACTAGAAGAGTTAGAGTTATGGTTGTAAATCCAAAAGTTGTCGATATTAGCAAGATTAGAGACTATACAGACTTAGCTGATCCATCATTAAAAGGAAAAGTTTGCTTAAGAAATAGAAAAAGTCCATATAATCAATCTTTAGTCGCTAATCAAATAGTTAATAAAGGCGAATCAAAAACTAAATCTTGGTTAAAAGGAATGATTGATAATGTTTCTCAACCTTTCTTCCCTGGTGATATTTCAATAATTAGAGCCGTTTCTAAGAAAAAATGTGGAGTAGGAATTGTTAATCATTATTATGTCGCAAGAATGTTAGCTGGTGTTAATGGAAGAAGAGATTCTTTATATGCAAAGCGAACATCCGTAGTCACTCCAAATCCTGCCCATGTAAATATTAGTGGTGGTGGTGTAGCTAAATACGCAAAAAATAAAGATGAAGCTATCAAGCTTCTTGAGTTTTTAGCGTCCCCGAGAGGAAGTAAAGGGCTCGCTGCTCCAACTTTTGAACATCCATTAAAAGAAGTTAATCAAAACAATATTGTCAAAAATTTTGGAGAATTTTTTCCTGATACGGTTACTGTAGAAGAACTTGGAGAATATAACTCTATGGCAATAAGATTAATGAAAGATGCAGGATGGAATTAAAAATTAAGATAATAAGTTAGATAATAACTTATCTTCTTATTAGATTCATAATTATAAGAGGAGGAGAGGTGGCTGAGTGGTCGAAAGCGAACGACTCGAAATCGTTTAATAGGAAACTATTCGTGGGTTCGAATCCCACCCTCTCCGGATTTGTTTTAGTGTCTGACTCTGTCAGAGGCATTCTGTTAGAGTCAAAATTTTTGTAAATTACTGCTGTAGCAATAATTATTTTATTTTCTTCTTAAAAACAGTTTCTGATAATGTCAGGTTGATTCAGAGAAGATCAAACCTTTAATATTTAAAAAGTGTTGGTGGAAATGTTGGGGGAAATGTTGGGGGAATGGGTTTGATTCTGCAGAAATAATTTTAAATTACTTCGAATCATAAATCCGCATAAAAACCCCGACTGGTATAAGAGTTGTACCAATTAATAATACTTCGACATTACTAAAAAAATTTAAAAAAAATAGCATAAAAATAATGCTGCCAAAAACGATATTAAATTTAGATATATAGCCTCAATCTTCTCCACCTAAGAGACTAAAATTAGATATAAAAAATAAAAAAGGATTGAATTTGCGATAAATTTTGAGGAGTCAAAAGAATTAAACCACATTAAGAAACTAGTACTTCCAAACCCGTCTCCGGGTTGCCAAGGTTGCAAATTAACTGCGTAAAGAAATATCAAAACAAATAAATAAATTAGTAAAATGGCAAAATACCACTTTGAAACTTTATAAAAATATGTTTTGAAAGATTCTATTTTTTTTATCTGAAGTTTTAGTTTCCTTTGAATTAAGATTTATTATCTGATCTATTTTAATTAAATCACTATTTGCCCCTTTGTCGTCATTTA
This window contains:
- a CDS encoding extracellular solute-binding protein, translated to MQNLKKLIYSALTCSYLFNFSVPANSAEKEVRVFSGRHYNTDRAIYKKFAEETGIKVRLIEAAGISLIERLKREGKNSQADLILLVDAARITNAAKAGLLQSVESKSLENDIPSGLKDRNKEWYALTRRVRVMVVNPKVVDISKIRDYTDLADPSLKGKVCLRNRKSPYNQSLVANQIVNKGESKTKSWLKGMIDNVSQPFFPGDISIIRAVSKKKCGVGIVNHYYVARMLAGVNGRRDSLYAKRTSVVTPNPAHVNISGGGVAKYAKNKDEAIKLLEFLASPRGSKGLAAPTFEHPLKEVNQNNIVKNFGEFFPDTVTVEELGEYNSMAIRLMKDAGWN
- a CDS encoding Fe2+-dependent dioxygenase, with amino-acid sequence MNYLTHQLLNSEELEMLRKNLGKENLFWEDGRQTAGRYAAKVKNNLQLKRDSDFSKKFSELIKKKILINELIKSFALPKKVHGTIFSKSTTGMKYGRHIDNPYMSSGRADLSFTIFLNCKDDYQGGELSIENFNSEEKFKLNAGEIIIYPSTYLHSVEEVLWGERLVLIGWIESYIKSIEEREYLFDLDAAARSLLAKHGRSEEVDLIFKSYANLLRRLGS